The Prevotella sp. E2-28 genome includes the window GTATTGCACATATCAGGAAATCATCATACCTTTGCAGCCGAAAATTTACCAGCGCCTTCTTGGGCTTCTTGAGTCCTTGGTGCTGGATAGTTGTTTTCCCTGCTCTGGCCGCCATATTGGGTGCGCCTTCATATCTATGGGCTGCGTCTAGATGGCAGCGATTTGGCGTAGCTACGTTATTCTCTGTATTATTCTCTGTAATTTTGTTTTCTATGGGTGAGATAAATATTATCCAAACAGCTTTGATGATTATTGTAGGTTTTGTTTCTGATGACGTCCGACAGCTCGTTGGAAATAAATCAGAGCAAGGTGCTCTCTTCGCTTATCCTATTCTGTCACTCGGAGTTATTGCCTGGCTAATGAAACTGTGGACAGACTCAGAGTGGTACTATCGGGGGGCAGCAGAAGAGATTGGGATTGATTATGCCGAAGGGCTTAAGACACTCTCGTCTATCTGGGCACTTCTCCTAGTTATTGCTCTTACTCTCGCCGTGAGCTATTATACAATAAAAATTCTGTTCTGTCGTTACAATATAAAATGTAAGAATGACAACAGAAAGTAGATGTCAAAAACTAATATATTCCAACGCCCATTGTGGGCAGCTCTTTTCGCCTTTACCGCAGCATTCTTGTGGGGATGGGCCTATCCGTTTATAAAACTAGGGTTCGATGAGTTTGAGATAACTACCGAGATGACTGGTAGTAAGATGCTGTTTGCAGGCATACGCTTCTTTCTCTCGGGTGTTATCATCCTCACCGTTGCACGATTGACACACAGGTCGTTCTCATTAAAAGATGAAGCTAAATCCAGTTTGCTTGGCAGTAGCTTGTTTCTGTTGCTTTTCACATTACTGAACACAACGCTGCATTATGCCTGTTTCTATATTGGATTATCCCATAGTCAAGGCAGTCGTGCCGCGATTCTGAATTCTCTGAGTGTTTTCGTGCTAGTCCTTCTGGCATGTATGTTCTTTAAGAGCGATAAGCTGACCATTCGCAAGATAATGGGTTGTACCATAGGTTTCTCAGGTATCCTTTCGCTCAATCTTGGAGGTGCAGAAAGTGGTACTTTCACGCTTCTGGGTGATGGTATGATTATCCTTAATGCTTTATGCGGAGCCTTCGCAGGTCTGATGACCAGAGGCGTTGGAAAGCGTGTGGATGTATTTGTGGGTACAGGTTATAGTCTTGGTATCGGAGGCGCCTTGTTGATGATTCCTGGATTACTGATGGGAGGCACATTACCCCATGTTACTTTGCTGGGCCTTTTCTATCTGTTGATGCTTATTGGCATCTCAACAATTGGCTTTACGCTCTATAACAAATTGCTGACGTGTAATCCCGTAGGAAAAATAGCTATCTGGAACTCACTGATTCCTGTCGTAGGCGCTGTTACGTCCTGTTTATGCCTCTCAGAGGAATTCCAATGGAAATATGCCGTAGCTGCCACATTGACCACAACTGGTATTTACATTATTAATAAGGGAAAGAAATGACAGATTTCTTTGCATTTTCGTTTTTTATGCTTATCTTTGCAGTCCGTAATTAAAACTTCATAAATAAACCTATGGCAACAATAAAACCATTTCGTGGCATTCGCCCACCAAAAGAGCTTGTAGAACAAGTTGAGAGCCGTCCCTATGATGTATTGGATTCTGAGGAAGCCCGCGCAGAGGCTGGCGACAACGAAAAGAGTCTCTATCACATCATTAAGCCAGAGATCGATTTTCCTGTTGGCACCAGCGAGTATGACCCAAAGGTCTATGAGAAGGCTGCCGAAAATTTCCAGAAGTTCCAGGATAAAGGCTGGTTGGTTCAGGACGAGCAGGAGCATTACTACATCTATGCACAGACAATGAACGGTAAGACGCAATACGGTCTTGTAGTTTGCGCTCATACCGATGATTATATGGCCGGCCGTATCAAGAAGCACGAGCTGACCCGTCGCGATAAGGAAGAGGACCGTATGAAGCATGTTCGTGTGAACAATGCCAACATTGAGCCAGTTTTCTTTGCTTATCCTGACAATGCCGTACTCAACGAGTTGATTATGCGCTATGCTGCTACCAAGCCAGAGTATGATTTTATTGCACCTATCGATGGTTTCCGTCATCAGTTCTGGGTTGTTTCAGACGACAAGGACATGCAGACCATTACCAGCGAGTTTGCCAAGATGCCTTCAATGTATATCGCCGATGGTCATCACCGTTCAGCTGCCGCAGCTCTCGTTGGTGCTGAGAAGCAAAAGCAGAACCCCAACCACAAGGGCGATGAAGAGTATAACTTCTTCATGGCTGTATGTTTCCAGGCTTCTCAGCTGACCATTCTCGACTATAACCGTGTGGTAAAAGACCTGAACGGACTCACCAGCGAGCAGTTCTTGAAAGCGTTGGAAAAGAACTTCATTGTAGAGGATAAGGGTACTGAAATCTATAAGCCCCAGCAGCTTCATGAGTTCTCACTCTATTTGGATCTCCACTGGTATAGCTTGAAAGCCAAGGAGGGTACCTATGATAATAGTGATCCTATCGGCGTGCTTGATGTGGATATCTCTAGTCGCCTGATTCTCGATGAGATTCTGAATATTGGCGACCTGCGTTCTTCTAAGCGTATCGACTTCGTAGGCGGACTGCGTGGTCTTGGTGAACTGAAGCGTCGCGTTGATAATGGTGAGATGCGTGCTGCCTTGGCTCTTTATCCTGTTTCTATGCAGCAAATCATGGATATTGCTGACAGCGGAAAGATTATGCCTCCAAAGGCTACTTGGTTTGAGCCAAAGCTACGCTCTGGACTGGTGATTCACAAATTATCGTAATAACGTTATAACGATATCACGTCATAACGGGAAAGAATGACAGACGAATTCAAGACGATAGCAACTACAAGCGAGGGATTTTACTCTGAGAAACGGAGTAAATTCCTCGCTTTTGCACATCATGTTGAGACAGTCGATGAGATAAAGGATATTATTGCGCAATATCGTAAGAAGTATTACGATGCCCGTCATGTATGCTATGCCTATATGTTGGGAGCGGATAGGGAGGAGTTTCGTGCAAATGATGACGGCGAACCTTCGTCAACGGCAGGGAAACCCATCCTTGGTCAGATTAATTCCAATGAGCTCACAGATATACTGATTGTCGTCGTGCGTTATTATGGTGGTGTTAATTTAGGTACGAGTGGCTTGATTATAGCCTATCGCGAGGCTGCTGCAGATGCTATTGCACATGCAGAGGTGGTAACGAAGCAAGTTGAAGAGTTGGTTACTTATACTTTTGCCTATCCGCTGATGAACGATGTGATGCGTATTGTCAAGGAGAT containing:
- a CDS encoding MptD family putative ECF transporter S component encodes the protein MRKSSYLCSRKFTSAFLGFLSPWCWIVVFPALAAILGAPSYLWAASRWQRFGVATLFSVLFSVILFSMGEINIIQTALMIIVGFVSDDVRQLVGNKSEQGALFAYPILSLGVIAWLMKLWTDSEWYYRGAAEEIGIDYAEGLKTLSSIWALLLVIALTLAVSYYTIKILFCRYNIKCKNDNRK
- a CDS encoding DMT family transporter; this encodes MSKTNIFQRPLWAALFAFTAAFLWGWAYPFIKLGFDEFEITTEMTGSKMLFAGIRFFLSGVIILTVARLTHRSFSLKDEAKSSLLGSSLFLLLFTLLNTTLHYACFYIGLSHSQGSRAAILNSLSVFVLVLLACMFFKSDKLTIRKIMGCTIGFSGILSLNLGGAESGTFTLLGDGMIILNALCGAFAGLMTRGVGKRVDVFVGTGYSLGIGGALLMIPGLLMGGTLPHVTLLGLFYLLMLIGISTIGFTLYNKLLTCNPVGKIAIWNSLIPVVGAVTSCLCLSEEFQWKYAVAATLTTTGIYIINKGKK
- a CDS encoding DUF1015 domain-containing protein, which gives rise to MATIKPFRGIRPPKELVEQVESRPYDVLDSEEARAEAGDNEKSLYHIIKPEIDFPVGTSEYDPKVYEKAAENFQKFQDKGWLVQDEQEHYYIYAQTMNGKTQYGLVVCAHTDDYMAGRIKKHELTRRDKEEDRMKHVRVNNANIEPVFFAYPDNAVLNELIMRYAATKPEYDFIAPIDGFRHQFWVVSDDKDMQTITSEFAKMPSMYIADGHHRSAAAALVGAEKQKQNPNHKGDEEYNFFMAVCFQASQLTILDYNRVVKDLNGLTSEQFLKALEKNFIVEDKGTEIYKPQQLHEFSLYLDLHWYSLKAKEGTYDNSDPIGVLDVDISSRLILDEILNIGDLRSSKRIDFVGGLRGLGELKRRVDNGEMRAALALYPVSMQQIMDIADSGKIMPPKATWFEPKLRSGLVIHKLS
- a CDS encoding YigZ family protein, with product MTDEFKTIATTSEGFYSEKRSKFLAFAHHVETVDEIKDIIAQYRKKYYDARHVCYAYMLGADREEFRANDDGEPSSTAGKPILGQINSNELTDILIVVVRYYGGVNLGTSGLIIAYREAAADAIAHAEVVTKQVEELVTYTFAYPLMNDVMRIVKEMNPRIVSQTYDNTCQICLSIRKSEAEQLKSRLSKLSFE